TCAGAGTCGCAAATGAGAGATTGATTAAGATGACTTCTGGACGATATCAGCTCATCCGCAAAACAGACAGAAGTAAAGGGAACGTGCAAAGCGGATTGGAACTTCTTGTCTTTGATCAATATACTGGACAGGAAAGGCATGTCAAGACGCTGTCAGGCGGGGAGAGCTTCAAGGCTTCACTCGCATTGGCGCTTGGGCTTGCTGATGTTGTCCAACAGTATGCCGGAGGAGTCTCGCTTGAAACGATGTTCATCGATGAAGGGTTCGGAACACTAGATCCGGAATCGCTTGATCACGCAATCGAGGCATTGATGGATATACAGAGCAGCGGCCGGCTGGTAGGGTTGATTTCCCACGTGCCGGAGCTGAAAGAAAGAATAGATGTCCGTCTAGAAGTTATCTCTTCACAACGGGGCAGTTCGACTGAGTTTCAATTCATGGCTTAAAAACATGTGTCGTAATCACAAACCGAACGAATTCGAAATCATTCAGTGGATTCGAATTCGTTCGGTTTTTTGATATGAAATTAGAGGTTGTTGGATCCTATCCCATACACTGATCAGGGGTGAAGCTCCTGTCTGTTGTAAGTTGATGAAATGGACTCAATCACAGTCAGGATTTGACCTGTTTTTGGAATGAGAATATGCAGGGGATAGATTAAATTGAACATGGAAATAATTAGAGTAATACGTTAAAAAGTGGAGAGTTCTTATGAAGAGTATCCGACCTATCTTAATTCCAAGGCAATTGTTATTATTGTTGATTCTTTCAACAGGTTTGTTAAATCACGTCATGCTGATACCGAGCATCCTTCGGGCAGCGGGAAGGGACGGATGGGTGAGCATATTGATTGCTTATCCGATTCTGATCGCTATGTCGTTATTGATATACTATATTGTTAAACATTCGTCCTCTGAGGGGTTCTTTCATCTCCTTCAGAGGAAGTGGCCTAGATGGGCAGTTCTTCTATTCTCTATCCCTGTCTGTTTATTTTTATTTTCAAGTGCATACATTACCTTCGTTGATTTAATACTATGGCTGAGCGCCTATTTTTTAACAGATGTTCCTCCCTTCATCGTCACGGGAGGAATTTTCTTCATTTGCTTTTTGATTACATGGGCTGGTATCAAGCATATGGCGATCGCAAGCGGCATTCTTTTACCTTTGGTCATGATCTTTGGTATTTTTATTGCGCTCACCAACACGAACTTGAAAGACCCCAGCCTATTGTTTCCGATATTCAGTGATGGGTATGCCCCGGCGATGAAAGGAAGTATCTATGTATTAAGTGGACTTCTCGAAATATACCTGATTGTCCTGATCCAACCGTATAGCGAAGGGAAAATAAAGCTGCATCACATCATCGTCCTCGGCTTGATTTTCGCTGGGTTGATGCTTGGTCCTCTATCTGCCTCAATCATGGAATTCGGGCCGGAGGAGTCTGTTTTTCTCCGATACCCAGCCTACGAACAGTGGAGGATACTATCAATAGGAGAATTCATCACCCATCTTGATTTCTTTGCCCTATACCAATGGTTAAGCGGAGCACTAATCAGAATCAGTCTGTTTATGTTTTTATTAGCGACCCTCCTCGTGAATAATAGGAGGTATGATTACCGTCAATCCTTAAAAATCCTCGTTCCATTATTTATTGTGTTTTTCTGTCTTGTACAAATCAATGTGGATACATATGAATTTTACCACTTCCTATTTAAAGTGTTTTTTCCGCTTACCGTAATCCTTTTTATTGTACAAACCATCATTTCTGCCATCATGATCCGATTTCTAAAGTAAAGGGTGTACGCGATGAAGAAAAAAATGAAAGAAGAGAATCGGGCTGAACAAGGAACGAACATACTTGATGAAATAAGGGACCTGTTTATTTCAAGTCATGATTTAATGATCAAGCCTCATTTTTTTGCTGAACAAAAGATGACTCTCGTTTATTTTTATTCTTTGGTGGATTCTCATTATTTAGATCAATATATCCTCTCGAAGTTAGAGGACACAGATCATGAGCACTTTGTCAATAAAATGAAGAGTGTTTTTCAGGCGATCGATCTTTCCGGTCAATCGATGGAAGATGTCCAAAACTCGCTATTTTCAGGGTGTGTGCTTTTCTTTATCGGTGAAAGAATCCTCTCCATCCATGCAGGGGATGTCCCGAAACGACTCCCGGAAGAGTCGGCCCTTGAAACGTCCATCCGGGGACCGAAAGATGGATTCGTTGAAGATCTGAATACCAATATTTCATTGATCAGAAGAAGATTAGCGACTCCTTCCCTTTGTGTGGAAAAGTATTGTGTAGGCACACGTTCCCATACAGAAATAGCTATCGTTTATCTGGAGGATGTCATCGATAAAAAGGTGTTGGAAGAGTTATACGCCAGGCTGTCTAAGGTCGATATTGATGTCATAACCGGTAACCAACAGCTTGAGTCCCTGCTCGATGACAATCCATACTCAATCTTTACAAGTTTTGATTATACGGGAAGACCGGATTTTATCGTCGATTCCATAAACCAGGGAAGGTTTGCCTTGATTGTGGATGGATTCCCGACTGTTTCCATCGCACCGGTCAGCTTACTGTTGCAGACGAAATCACCAGAGGATGCGAGCATCAATTATGTATATGTGTCAATGGAAAGGCTCATCCGGATGGTGGGCATTACCATCTCTGCATTCCTTCCCGGCTTATGGGTCGCTTTCTCTGCTTTTAATATCGAACAGATTCCTTATCTTCTCGTCGCCACGATTTCCATGTCTAGATTCGGTCTTCCATTATCCGCACCGGTCGAAATGTTCATCATCCTGTTCCTGTTTGAGTTCTTCAATGAAGCAGGTGTCAGGCTTCCCAGGGCAATTGGTCAAACAGTCTCCGTCTTGGGTGGCTTAATCGTCGGTGATGCGGCGATCCGTGCGGGATTGACATCCCCGACGATGCTTGTAATTGGGGCCATCACCTATGTTTCTTCGTTTACTCTCGTCAATCAATCGTTGAAGCACGGTACGACGATTTTGAGGTTCCTTGTCCTGCTTGTCAGCACCTTCTTTGGTTTATTCGGTGTGGTGATGATGTTCATTTTATCTGTTATTTATTTATCTACCCTATCGTCATTTGGTGCCCCGTATCTGGGGACCGTCGCCCCGCTCAGCTGGTATGATACGCTCAGGTCTTTTTTCAGACTACCGATTCAACTGTATAAGAATCGGACGTCTTCGACAGCTCCTGAAGACGAAACGCGGAAAGGAAGGCCATAGGATGAACAAATATACAAAAAATGGGAAGCTGGTCGCATTCTTTCTGGTCATTTTCGTTTGTGCAGGTTGTACGGGATCCAAGAACATTCAAGATTTGGCCTATATTGTAACAATCGGATTGGATTATGATGATGAGAACGATGAGTATACGGTATATCTACAAGGGTTGAACTTTGCAAACGTGGCAAAGCAGGAAGGAAGCAAATCTCAGGAGCCGATTCCAACCTTAATCGGCAAGGCAAAAGGGAAGACCATGAATCTGGCAATCAGCAAACTGTTCAGATTATCCCGGCCCCCGCTTTTTTTTGGTCACACCAAAACGATTGTCATTTCCAAAAACATATTGACGTATAAATTCAAAGAAGTTTTGGAGGATGTCGGTAGAAATTATTCTTTAAGACCCAGTCTTGAAATCCTTGTAACCGATGAAGATATGGAAGAAGTGTTAAGCGCGAAGGGGCTTTTTGATTATCCCCCTGTCTATACTGTCTTGCTGACGAGTGAGAAATTAGAAAAGATTAAAAATGACATTGAGCCGACAAACTTGATGCATTTCCTGCGGGAATATTATGAACCGATGGGTAGTGCATTCCTGCCGACAGTCAAATTAGATCATGACGCATGGCAGGCGTCAGAAAAGATCACTTCTCTCTATCTTGATGGGTACAGTGTGTTTCAAGGGGAAGAGTTAAAAGGGGATCTTCCTGCCAAAGATGCGATGATGGTATATTGGCTGCGGAATAAAAACAGTGCAATCTACTTTCCCCTCTATCAAGACGGGGAGTTAATGTCTACGTTTGATCTATCGGTAAATAAAATGAAGGTGAAATATCTTAAATCCAAAACGGAGTTCTCGGCGTTTTCGTTAGAAGTGGATGTAGAGGCGGAAATGCTGGAGAAAATTGCTGATATCCCATACGGTGAAATGAAGAAGGCTTTACAACAGGCAATAGAAAAAGAAATCACTTCCGTCTATCAAAACGGTCTGACGAAGGAAATGGATTTATTGGATGTTGGGGAAACATGGTTCAGGAAGCATCCCCAGGCATTTCGAGAGTTGGAAAAAAAGGAAAATAAATTTTACCTGACAGAATCCTCTTTAAATCAAACAATGGTCAAGGTAGATATTAAACATTTCAATGCGTATCGTTATAAGAAAGAGGATAGGTGATGGATGTGAAAGGAATATCGCATTTTCCTTTCAATTTCCAAAGAATTTGAATAACATAGAAGGTAGTAAACAGGAGGGGGAGGTCTGCATGAAAATTAGTATTTATATATTGATATTATTCGTTTCGGCCGTGGTGGCAATCGGCTGGAGCTGGAAGCGGCTGTTGGATTTTAATACATATAAAAAGCCGTTTCTGGAAGGGGTTCTTCTTCAATTCCTGTTCCTGCTCTTTGCATCCGTCTGGTGGTTGTTGACTGAGGATATGACGGATGGCGTAATGGGGGTATTCTATTATTTCCTTGCTTTTGTTACTATCATGGTTATTCATGGATACATTCTTCATTACTTATTTTCTAAACGGAAAATGAAGGAACGGGAATAATGGGTGTCCTCGGGATCGATGCAGGCGGAACATTGACCAAAATCGTTTACGAAGAAAGGGGAAAACTTCATTATAAGACATTCCGTGGCGATCACCAACATGAATTGGAGAACTGGATCAGGATCCTCGCGCCACAGCACAGGTTTTTCGTCACAGGAGGCCGGGCTGATCAATGGAGAAGTCTCTCTCAGGACGTTGCAGTCGTGAATGAATTTGACGCAGTGCACAAAGGGACGGTTCAGCTGATGGCAGCGGAAAAGAATGATGCGTATCACTATTTGCTCATAAATATCGGCACAGGCACGTCTTTTATCGCAGTAGACGAAAATGGCCCTGAAAGATTGTTTGGAAGTGGCATGGGAGGTGGGACTTTCTTAGGGCTTGGTTCAATGCTGACGGGAATCACTGACTTTCATGACCTCGTCGCCCTGTCGGATAAAGGAGTGAGGGGAAATGTGGACCTACTTGTGAAGGATGTTTATACTAAGGGGGATTCACCAGTGGACCCTCAGTTGACGGCAGCCAACTTTGGTAAAATGAGCATGAATTCATCTCATGCAGACAAACTGAGGGCACTGTCGAATATGATTGGAGAAACCATTATCCTCCTTGCCTCACAGGCAGCGAAAACCTTTCAGATAAAGGACTTCGTCTTCGTTGGGGGAGCGGTAGAATACATCCCGTCATTAAGGGAAGACCTCTCCCAATTTCAATCGATGCTGGCATATACCCCACACTTTCCCATGAGGGGATCCTTTGCAGGTGCTTTGGGAGCCTATCAGATTGGATTGGAAGGAGCACATTCACAAAATAGACAATGAATCTTCTTAGGGGGGAATTGTTTTTTTCTCTACACTTTACTAACATAGAATGGTATAGATACATATATTCGGAGGAGATAAAGATGTTAAAAACCAAATCATTCATTGTGGTGATGACCATCATCGGGATTCTCCTTGCAGGTTGCAGCAACAGTGACTTCCAAGCAGAAACAGATTATGACGTGAAGGATTTTTCCTATACGAATCAAAA
The nucleotide sequence above comes from Bacillus sp. KH172YL63. Encoded proteins:
- a CDS encoding Ger(x)C family spore germination protein encodes the protein MNKYTKNGKLVAFFLVIFVCAGCTGSKNIQDLAYIVTIGLDYDDENDEYTVYLQGLNFANVAKQEGSKSQEPIPTLIGKAKGKTMNLAISKLFRLSRPPLFFGHTKTIVISKNILTYKFKEVLEDVGRNYSLRPSLEILVTDEDMEEVLSAKGLFDYPPVYTVLLTSEKLEKIKNDIEPTNLMHFLREYYEPMGSAFLPTVKLDHDAWQASEKITSLYLDGYSVFQGEELKGDLPAKDAMMVYWLRNKNSAIYFPLYQDGELMSTFDLSVNKMKVKYLKSKTEFSAFSLEVDVEAEMLEKIADIPYGEMKKALQQAIEKEITSVYQNGLTKEMDLLDVGETWFRKHPQAFRELEKKENKFYLTESSLNQTMVKVDIKHFNAYRYKKEDR
- a CDS encoding type II pantothenate kinase, with protein sequence MGVLGIDAGGTLTKIVYEERGKLHYKTFRGDHQHELENWIRILAPQHRFFVTGGRADQWRSLSQDVAVVNEFDAVHKGTVQLMAAEKNDAYHYLLINIGTGTSFIAVDENGPERLFGSGMGGGTFLGLGSMLTGITDFHDLVALSDKGVRGNVDLLVKDVYTKGDSPVDPQLTAANFGKMSMNSSHADKLRALSNMIGETIILLASQAAKTFQIKDFVFVGGAVEYIPSLREDLSQFQSMLAYTPHFPMRGSFAGALGAYQIGLEGAHSQNRQ
- a CDS encoding endospore germination permease, yielding MKSIRPILIPRQLLLLLILSTGLLNHVMLIPSILRAAGRDGWVSILIAYPILIAMSLLIYYIVKHSSSEGFFHLLQRKWPRWAVLLFSIPVCLFLFSSAYITFVDLILWLSAYFLTDVPPFIVTGGIFFICFLITWAGIKHMAIASGILLPLVMIFGIFIALTNTNLKDPSLLFPIFSDGYAPAMKGSIYVLSGLLEIYLIVLIQPYSEGKIKLHHIIVLGLIFAGLMLGPLSASIMEFGPEESVFLRYPAYEQWRILSIGEFITHLDFFALYQWLSGALIRISLFMFLLATLLVNNRRYDYRQSLKILVPLFIVFFCLVQINVDTYEFYHFLFKVFFPLTVILFIVQTIISAIMIRFLK
- a CDS encoding spore germination protein; translated protein: MKKKMKEENRAEQGTNILDEIRDLFISSHDLMIKPHFFAEQKMTLVYFYSLVDSHYLDQYILSKLEDTDHEHFVNKMKSVFQAIDLSGQSMEDVQNSLFSGCVLFFIGERILSIHAGDVPKRLPEESALETSIRGPKDGFVEDLNTNISLIRRRLATPSLCVEKYCVGTRSHTEIAIVYLEDVIDKKVLEELYARLSKVDIDVITGNQQLESLLDDNPYSIFTSFDYTGRPDFIVDSINQGRFALIVDGFPTVSIAPVSLLLQTKSPEDASINYVYVSMERLIRMVGITISAFLPGLWVAFSAFNIEQIPYLLVATISMSRFGLPLSAPVEMFIILFLFEFFNEAGVRLPRAIGQTVSVLGGLIVGDAAIRAGLTSPTMLVIGAITYVSSFTLVNQSLKHGTTILRFLVLLVSTFFGLFGVVMMFILSVIYLSTLSSFGAPYLGTVAPLSWYDTLRSFFRLPIQLYKNRTSSTAPEDETRKGRP